A window of Pan paniscus chromosome 16, NHGRI_mPanPan1-v2.0_pri, whole genome shotgun sequence genomic DNA:
AGCGCGCACACTCACACACTGCGGCAAACTGCAGCTGCCCAAACGGCCCCCCTCCCCTTCTGCCTCACTGCGGAGACACCTGCCCTCCTGCCTGCTCAGCCTCTGCACCGCAGCCCACCCCCCCCCTCCCACTCCAGCACTGGCTGAGCACTGTGTGTCCCTGCCTCACAAGATGGTCCTctctaaagaaaaaggaaaaaacgaGTCAGTTCCCTTCAGTGAGAGAGCCAGGGGAGCAGAAGAAACGGCTTTCTCCCAGGCCTGAAAAAGAGAGGCACAGGATATAAACCATGTAATTTCAAGTCAGAACCACTCCCAGGGATAGAGTGAGGAACAGGACCTCATGCCAGGACAGGAACTGGGATCATAGAAGTCTTGTGGTGATAAATGGGGACCGTGAGGAAtggttgggggcagggaggggtagATAGAAAGCAAATCAGTGTGTGCTatagatatttgtctttctgaccCTCCTACCTCAAATTTATGACCTTATTTGTGTGGAGGGAGCTCTTGTCTTTCTAAATCTGAACGACTTACGGCTGGCAGCTTCCCGAACCTTGATATCCCTCACCTGCCCCAAGCCCTGCCCTTGCCTACATCTGAGGTGGCTCTTGTCCTCTGAATTTATCTCAAATGTTCCCTCAATTCTCAAGTGAATAGAAGGGAACCCTTGAATTCCCCTTTGGCCCAACACACGCTGTATGGGGTTTGGTCTTCTGACACCATCGTTCATTTCCCCCACAGCTGCATCTGCAGCCCTGTGCTGCCAGATCTGCCTGATCCTGGCACCATGGCTCTGCCTCTTAACAAAGGCCCTGGCCCCAGGCTTCTCTTGTCCAAGCACCAGAAAGAAGAGAGAGCTGGGTCACAGAAGAGGGTCTAAGGGACAAATTATGGACCCTCCCACCAGTATCCTCCAGACAGCCCACTGCCATCTGTTGGATGCTCTGTGAGGTTAATGCCACTATGTACTGCAATTGGAAAGGGGATTTGGCAAGGAAGGGCGGGTGCAGGGGATGGCAGCATTCTTCTTCAGCATCTTCTGTCTGATTTgccactttctttctttgctgAATTGTTTGGTGTTTCATTTGAGGCTGGAGAAGGGAAATAGGGGATTTGGGGATGCCTTATCTTTCTCCATGGCCTGGGGAACACCCTGAATCTCTCCTTCCTTATTAATGTGTTTCTTGTTCAAGAACCTTTCACTCCCCATGTCCGTGGTAGAGGCCCCTAGGAGGGGGGCAAAGATGAGAGAAGAAACTGTTCACAATGAATGGGTTGTGGGGTAGTGAATCTGGCCTCTCTGAAACTTTGGGACATGAAGATCAGGTTGGAGTGGGTGTTGTGAAAACTTCCGAGCAGGAACAATAtgattgtgtgcatgtgtattagTGCAGGCTTGGCCTCTGAGGAAccagaagacagaaaatgaagtTATAGTCCTATGTCTATTCTTTGAATCATAAAACCCCAAAAATTTAGATAGCACAGGCTTCTCCGGGTCTTCTGGAACAGGAATTCTGGCCTTGGATGGCAAGAAGGGTGGGGAGTCTGTACCACACAGAAGCTCCTATTTCCTTATTTCTAGACACTCTGCGGGCAGGAAAGCCCAGGGCAGAGGCAAgccaggaaggagaaagggaagtgaGGGTCATCATCCCAGGGGCCCTCTCTCCAGCTGAGCCCCCCATCCCCAGGCAGCACCAGGAACTTAGTGCTCGAGAAGGACAAAAGCTTCTTGTCAATAGGGCAGTCTGAGGCCatagttccaggcagagggatggGGGCACAGGCAGCAGAGGGTGTGGTAgatgaagggaaggagaggacagCCAGTGTGGGAGAGGGGAGGTGGAAACCCTCTAAGGGAAGGGCTGGATGAGCCAGTTCCTAGACCTTACTCAGCAGTATCCAAGGTGGCAGGGCCTAAGGATACCTTCTCTTTCGTCTAAGCCCCATTTCGTGATAGCACATTCTTTCCTCTCCTGCACCACAATTTCTATACCTATTCTCAATATAAATTCCTACATCTCTCCCTCAGGCCAGAGGACCCTTTGCCACCAGAGTGAGATCCTAGAGACCATCATCCTGGTAAATCCCAGTGCAGACAGCATCAGCTCTGAGGTAAGGCCAGGGCCTGTGCCTTGCCAAACAGGCCTGGTGCAAGTGCTATACCCACCCTTGCCAGTGCTACCACTATTAGGCCAAGAATTCCTCTCTCTGCCATCTAAGCTGACGTATTGTCTCCAGCCCACTCTGGAGGTGTTATGAGGGACATAAGTTGGGAGCATGTTCTTGAGGTACTGAGGGGCCATTCATTGCCTTTCCCTGGATTTCCTATATCTGTGACCACTCCCCTTCTTCCATTCCAGGTTCACCATCTTCTTAGCAGCTCATCAGCTTATAAACTACTAATCTTGAGTGGGCAAAGTTTAGAGCCTGGGGGAGACCTCATCCTACAGAGTGGCACCTACTCGTATGAAAACTTTGCCCAGGTCCTTCACAACCCCGAGGTAAGTTCCATGCCAGAGTGTCTGGGAGAAAGGGTAGCACTAGAGCTGTGGGAGGGATCTAAGGGAAAGTCTCATATTGCTTGACCATGGGGGGCCCTGGCAGAAAGGTAAGAGTCCACCTTGGAAAGAGGTGAAGATTAGGGTACTGAATCTAAGTCAGACCAAAACAACTCTAGTGACCTGATCAGGTTTCTATCTCCTATTCTTCTAGATTTCCCAATTGCTCAGCAATAGAGACCCTGGGATACAGGCCTTCCTTACCGTGTCCTGCTTAGGGGAAGGTGATTGGAGCCACCTGGGATTATCCAGTTCCCAAGAGACCCTGCACCTCCGGCTAAACCCTGAGCCCACTCTGCCCACCATGGACGGCGTGGCTGAGTTCTCCGAGTATGTCTCTGAGACTGTGGACGTGCCATCCCCATTTGACCTACTAGAGCCCCCCACCTCAGGGGGCTTCCTCAAGCTCTCCAAGCCTTGTTGCTACATCTTCCCAGGTGGTCGTGGGGACTCTGCCCTCTTTGCTGTCAATGGTTTCAACATCCTGGTGGATGGTGGCTCTGATCGCAAGTCCTGTTTTTGGAAGCTGGTACGGCACTTGGACCGCATTGACTCGGTGCTACTCACACACATTGGGGCAGACAACCTGCCAGGCATCAATGGACTACTGCAGCGCAAAGTGGCAGAGCTAGAGGAGGAGCAGTCCCAGGGCTCTAGCAGTTACAGCGACTGGGTGAAGAACCTTATCTCTCCTGAGCTTGGAGTTGTCTTTTTCAACGTGCCTGAGAAGCTGCGGCTTCCTGATGCCTCCCGGAAAGCCAAGCGTAGCATTGAGGAGGCCTGCCTCACTCTGCAGCACTTAAACCGCCTGGGCATCCAGGCTGAGCCTCTATATCGTGTGGTCAGCAATACCATTGAGCCACTGACCCTCTTCCACAAAATGGGTGTGGGCCGGCTGGACATGTATGTCCTCAACCCTGTCAAGGACAGCAAGGAGATGCAGTTCCTCATGCAAAAGTGGGCAGGCAATAGTAAAGCCAAGACAGGCATCGTGCTGCCCAATGGGAAGGAGGCTGAGATCTCCGTGCCCTACCTTACCTCTATCACTGCTCTGGTGGTCTGGCTACCAGCCAATCCCACTGAGAAGATTGTGCGTGTGCTTTTTCCAGGAAATGCTCCCCAAAACAAGATCTTGGAGGGCCTAGAAAAGCTTCGGCATCTGGACTTCCTGCGTTACCCTGTGGCCACGCAGAAGGACCTGGCTTCTGGGGCTGTGCCTACCAACCTCAAGCCCAGCAAAATCAAACAGCGGGCTGATAGCAAGGAGAGCCTCAAAGCCACTACCAAGACGGCCGTGAGCAAGTTGGCCAAACGGGAGGAGGTGGTAGAAGAGGGAGCCAAGGAGGCACGTTCAGAGCTGGCCAAGGAGTTAGCCAAGACAGAGAAGAAGGCAAAAGAGTCATCCGAGAAGCCCCCAGAGAAGCCTGCCAAGCCTGAGAGGGTGAAGACAGAGTCAAGTGAGGCACTGAAGGCAGAGAAGCGAAAGCTGATCAAAGACAAGGTAGGGAAAAAGCACCTTAAAGAAAAGATATCaaagctggaagaaaaaaaagacaaggagaaaaaagagatcaaaaaggagaggaaagagctcaagaaggatgaaggaaggaaggaggagaagaaggatgccaagaaggaggagaagaggaaagataCCAAACCTGAGCTCAAGAAGATTTCCAAGCCAGACCTAAAGCCCTTTACTCCTGAGGTACGTAAGACCCTCTATAAAGCCAAGGTCCCTGGAAGAGTCAAAATAGACAGGAGCCGTGCTATCCGTGGGGAGAAGGAGCTGTCTTCTGAGCCCCAGACACCCCCAGCCCAGAAGGGAACTGTACCACTCCCAACCATCAGTGGGCACAGGGAGCTGGTCCTATCCTCACCAGAGGACCTCACACAGGACTTTGAGGAGATGAAGCGTGAGGAGAGGGCTTTGCTGGCTGAACAAAGGGACACGGGACTAGGAGATAAGCCATTCCCTCTAGACACTGCAGAGGAGGGACCCCCAAGTACAGCTATCCAGGGAACACCACCCTCTGTTCCAGGGCTGGGACAAGAAGAACATGTGATGAAGGAGAAAGAGCTTGTCCCAGAGGTCCCTGAGGAACAAGGCAGCAAGGACAGAGGCCTAGACTCTGGGGCTGAAACAGTGGAAGAGAAAGATACCTGGGAGGAAAAGAAGCAGAGGGAAGCAGAGAGGCTCCCAGGCAGAACAGAAGCCAGAGAGGAAAGTGAACCTGAAGTAAAGGAGGATGTGATAGAAAAGGCTGAGTTAGAAGAAATGGAGGAGGTACGCCCTTcagatgaggaggaagaggatgcgACAAAAGCTGAGGGTTTTTACCAAAAACATATGCAGGAACCCTTGAAGGTAACTCCAAGGAGCCGGGAGGCTTTTGGGGGTCGGGAATTGGGACTCCAGGGCAAGGCCCCTGAGAAGGAGACCTCGTTATTCCTAAGCAGCCTGACCACACCTGCAGGAGCCACTGAGCATGTCTCTTACATCCAGGATGAGACAATCCCTGGCTACTCAGAGACTGAGCAGACCATCTCAGATGAGGAGATCCATGATGAGCCGGAGGAGCGCCCAGCTCCACCCAGATTTCATACAAGTACATATGACCTGCCCGGGCCTGAAGGTGCTGGCCCATTCGAAGCCAGCCAACCTGCCGATAGTGCTGTTCCTGCTACCTCTGGCAAAGTCTATGGAACGCCAGAGACTGAACTCACCTACCCCACTAACATAGTGGCTGCCCCTTTGGCTGAAGAGGAACATGTGTCCTCGGCCACTTCAATCACTGAGTGTGACAAACTTTCTTCCTTTGCCACATCAGTGGCTGAGGACCAATCTGTGGCCTCACTTACAGCTCCCCAGACAGAGGAGACAGGCAAGAGCTCCCTGCTGCTTGACACAGTCACAAGCATCCCTTCCTCCCGTACTGAAGCTACGCAGGGCTTGGACTATGTCCCATCAGCTGGTACCATCTCACCCACCTCCTCACTGGAAGAAGACAAGGGCTTCAAATCACCACCCTGTGAGGACTTCTCTGTGACTGGGGAgtcagagaagagaggagagatcaTAGGGAAAGGCTTGTCTGGAGAGAGAGctgtggaagaggaagaggaggagacagCAAACGTAGAGATGTCTGAGAAACTTTGCAGTCAATATGGAACTCCAGTGTTTAGTGCCCCTGGGCATGCCCTACATCCAGGAGAACCAGCACTTGGAGAAGCAGAGGAGCGGTGCCTTAGCCCAGATGACAGCACAGTGAAGATGGCTTCTCCTCCACCATCTGGCCCACCCAGTGCCACCCACACACCCTTTCATCAGTCCCCAGTGGAAGAAAAGTCTGAGCCCCAAGACTTTCAGGAGGCAGACTCCTGGGGAGACACTAAGCGCACACCAGGTGTGGGCAAAGAAGATGCTGCTGAGGAGACAGTCAAGCCAGGGCCTGAAGAGGGCAcactagagaaggaagagaaagttcCTCCTCCCAGGAGCCCCCAGGCCCAGGAAGCACCTGTCAGCATTGATGAGGGACTTACAGGCTGTACCATTCAACTGTTGCCAGCACAGGATAAAGCAATAGTCTTTGAGACTATGGAGGCAGGAGAGCCCACAGGCCCAATTCTGGGAGCAGAAGCCCTTCCCGGAGGTTTGAGGACTTTACCCCAAGAACCTGGCAAACCTCAGAAAGATGAGGTGCTCAGATATCCTGACCGAAGCCTCTCTCCTGAAGATGCAGAATCCCTCTCTGTCCTCAGCGTGCCCTCCCCAGACACTGCCAACCAAGAGCCTACCCCCAAGTCTCCCTGTGGCCTGACAGAACAGTACCTACACAAAGACCGTTGGCCAGAGGTATCTCCAGAAGACACCCAGTCACTTTCTCTGTCAGAAGAGAGTCCCAGCAAGGAGACCTCCCTGGATGTCTCTTCTAAGCAGCTCTCTCCAGAAAGCCTTGGCACCCTCCAGTTTGGGGAACTAAAccttgggaaggaagaaatggggCATCTGATGCAGGCCGAGGACACCTCTCACCACACAGCTCCCATGTCTGTTCCAGAGCCCCATGCAGCCACAGCGTCACCTCCCACAGATGGGACGACTCGATACTCTGCACAGACAGACATCACAGATGACAGCCTTGACAGGAAATCACCTGCCAGCTCATTCTCTCACTCTACACCTTCAGGAAATGGGAAGTACTTACCTGGGGCGATCACAAGCCCTGATGAACACATTCTGACACCTGATAGCTCCTTCTCCAAGAGTCCTGAGTCTTTGCCAGGCCCTGCCTTGGAGGACATTGCCATAAAGTGGGAAGATAAAGTTCCAGGGTTGAAAGACAGAACCTCAGAACAGAAGAAGGAACCTGAGCCAAAGGATGAAGTTTTACAGCAGAAAGACAAAACTCTGGAGCACAAGGAGGTGGTAGAGCCGAAGGATACAGCCATCTATCAGAAAGATGAGGCTCTGCATGTAAAGAATGAGGCTGTGAAACAGCAGGATAAGGCTTTAGAACAAAAGGGCAGAGACTTAGAGCAAAAAGACACAGCCCTAGAACAGAAGGACAAGGCCCGGGAACCAAAAGACAAAGACTTAGAAGAAAAAGACAAGGCCCTGGAACAGAAGGATAAGATCccagaagagaaagacaaagccTTAGAACAAAAGGATACAGCCCTGGAACAGAAGGACAAGGCCCTGGAACCAAAAGATAAAGACTTGGAACAAAAGGACAGGGTCCTAGAACAGAAGGAGAAGATCccagaagagaaagacaaagccTTGGATCAAAAAGTCAGAAGTGTTGAACATAAGGCTCCGGAGGACACGGTCGCTGAAATGAAG
This region includes:
- the MAP1A gene encoding microtubule-associated protein 1A isoform X1, yielding METEAEPARPHGVAMETTPGLGLRSPGAPLAQNPAEPLCEAGAAVAAARWDLQKHSLLIVIGDIGTESQLRAVRAHLEQGILSWNIDLSSFDLNQQLRLFITRHLAHFSSEVKGQRTLCHQSEILETIILVNPSADSISSEVHHLLSSSSAYKLLILSGQSLEPGGDLILQSGTYSYENFAQVLHNPEISQLLSNRDPGIQAFLTVSCLGEGDWSHLGLSSSQETLHLRLNPEPTLPTMDGVAEFSEYVSETVDVPSPFDLLEPPTSGGFLKLSKPCCYIFPGGRGDSALFAVNGFNILVDGGSDRKSCFWKLVRHLDRIDSVLLTHIGADNLPGINGLLQRKVAELEEEQSQGSSSYSDWVKNLISPELGVVFFNVPEKLRLPDASRKAKRSIEEACLTLQHLNRLGIQAEPLYRVVSNTIEPLTLFHKMGVGRLDMYVLNPVKDSKEMQFLMQKWAGNSKAKTGIVLPNGKEAEISVPYLTSITALVVWLPANPTEKIVRVLFPGNAPQNKILEGLEKLRHLDFLRYPVATQKDLASGAVPTNLKPSKIKQRADSKESLKATTKTAVSKLAKREEVVEEGAKEARSELAKELAKTEKKAKESSEKPPEKPAKPERVKTESSEALKAEKRKLIKDKVGKKHLKEKISKLEEKKDKEKKEIKKERKELKKDEGRKEEKKDAKKEEKRKDTKPELKKISKPDLKPFTPEVRKTLYKAKVPGRVKIDRSRAIRGEKELSSEPQTPPAQKGTVPLPTISGHRELVLSSPEDLTQDFEEMKREERALLAEQRDTGLGDKPFPLDTAEEGPPSTAIQGTPPSVPGLGQEEHVMKEKELVPEVPEEQGSKDRGLDSGAETVEEKDTWEEKKQREAERLPGRTEAREESEPEVKEDVIEKAELEEMEEVRPSDEEEEDATKAEGFYQKHMQEPLKVTPRSREAFGGRELGLQGKAPEKETSLFLSSLTTPAGATEHVSYIQDETIPGYSETEQTISDEEIHDEPEERPAPPRFHTSTYDLPGPEGAGPFEASQPADSAVPATSGKVYGTPETELTYPTNIVAAPLAEEEHVSSATSITECDKLSSFATSVAEDQSVASLTAPQTEETGKSSLLLDTVTSIPSSRTEATQGLDYVPSAGTISPTSSLEEDKGFKSPPCEDFSVTGESEKRGEIIGKGLSGERAVEEEEEETANVEMSEKLCSQYGTPVFSAPGHALHPGEPALGEAEERCLSPDDSTVKMASPPPSGPPSATHTPFHQSPVEEKSEPQDFQEADSWGDTKRTPGVGKEDAAEETVKPGPEEGTLEKEEKVPPPRSPQAQEAPVSIDEGLTGCTIQLLPAQDKAIVFETMEAGEPTGPILGAEALPGGLRTLPQEPGKPQKDEVLRYPDRSLSPEDAESLSVLSVPSPDTANQEPTPKSPCGLTEQYLHKDRWPEVSPEDTQSLSLSEESPSKETSLDVSSKQLSPESLGTLQFGELNLGKEEMGHLMQAEDTSHHTAPMSVPEPHAATASPPTDGTTRYSAQTDITDDSLDRKSPASSFSHSTPSGNGKYLPGAITSPDEHILTPDSSFSKSPESLPGPALEDIAIKWEDKVPGLKDRTSEQKKEPEPKDEVLQQKDKTLEHKEVVEPKDTAIYQKDEALHVKNEAVKQQDKALEQKGRDLEQKDTALEQKDKAREPKDKDLEEKDKALEQKDKIPEEKDKALEQKDTALEQKDKALEPKDKDLEQKDRVLEQKEKIPEEKDKALDQKVRSVEHKAPEDTVAEMKDRDLEQTDKAPEQKHQAQEQKDKVSEKKDQALEQKYWALGQKDEALEQNIQALEENHQTQEQESLVQEDKTRKPKMLEEKSPEKVKAMEEKLEALLEKTKALGLEESLVQEGRAREQEEKYWRGQDVVQEWQETSPTREEPAGEQKELAPAWEDTSPEQDNRYWRGREDVALEQDTYWRELSCERKVWFPHELDGQGARPRYTEERESTFLDEGPDDEQEVPPREHATRSPWASDFKDFQESSPQKGLEVERWLAESPVGLPPEEEDKLTRSPFEIISPPASPPEMVGQRIPSAPGQESPIPDPKLMPHMKNEPTTPSWLADIPPWVPKDRPLPPAPLSPAPGPPTPAPESHTPAPFSWGTAEYDSVVAAVQEGAAELEGGPYSPLGKDYRKAEGEREEEGRAEAPDKSSHSSKVPEASKSHATTEPEQTEPEQREPTPYPDERSFQYADIYEQMMLTGLGPACPTREPPLGAAGDWPPCLSTKEAAAGRNTSAEKELSSPISPKSLQSDTPTFSYAALAGPTVPPRPEPGTSMEPSLTPPAVPPRAPILSKGPSPPLNGNILSCSPDRRSPSPKESGRSHWDDSTSDSELEKGAREQPEKEAQSPSPPHPIPMGSPTLWPETEAHVSPPLDSHLGPARPSLDFPASAFGFSSLQPAPPQLPSPAEPRSAPCGSLAFSGDRALALAPGPPTRTRHDEYLEVTKAPSLDSSLPQLPSPSSPGAPLLSNLPRPASPALSDGSSSEATTPVISSVAERFSPSLEAAEQESGELDPGMEPAAHSLWDLTPLSPAPPASLDLALAPAPSLPGVMGDGILPCHLECSEAATEKPSPFQVPSEDCAANGPTETSPNPPGPAPAKAENEEAAACPAWERGAWPEGAERSSRPDILLSPEQPVCPAGGSGGPPSSASPEVEAGPQGCATEPRPHRGELSPSFLNPPLPPSTDDRNLSTEEVRLVGRGGRRRAGGPGTTGGPCPVTDETPPTSASDSGSSQSDSDVPPETEECPSITAEAALDSDEDGDFLPVDKAGGVSGTHHPRPGHDPPPLPQPDPRPSPPRPDVCMADPEGLSSESGRVERLREKEKVQGRVGRRAPGKAKPASPARRLDLRGKRSPTPGKGPADRASRAPPRPRSTTSQVTPAEEKDGHSPMSKGLVNGLKAGPMALSSKGSSGAPVYVDLAYIPNHCSGKTADLDFFRRVRASYYVVSGNDPANGEPSRAVLDALLEGKAQWGENLQVSSKGHQGSSLVNAHSEAVVDGTQSLFIKGWAFSKGSRAASETMRCPFPLTYLPFMFSHQTYLISLLGDSDPYS
- the MAP1A gene encoding microtubule-associated protein 1A isoform X2 — its product is METEAEPARPHGVAMETTPGLGLRSPGAPLAQNPAEPLCEAGAAVAAARWDLQKHSLLIVIGDIGTESQLRAVRAHLEQGILSWNIDLSSFDLNQQLRLFITRHLAHFSSEVKGQRTLCHQSEILETIILVNPSADSISSEVHHLLSSSSAYKLLILSGQSLEPGGDLILQSGTYSYENFAQVLHNPEISQLLSNRDPGIQAFLTVSCLGEGDWSHLGLSSSQETLHLRLNPEPTLPTMDGVAEFSEYVSETVDVPSPFDLLEPPTSGGFLKLSKPCCYIFPGGRGDSALFAVNGFNILVDGGSDRKSCFWKLVRHLDRIDSVLLTHIGADNLPGINGLLQRKVAELEEEQSQGSSSYSDWVKNLISPELGVVFFNVPEKLRLPDASRKAKRSIEEACLTLQHLNRLGIQAEPLYRVVSNTIEPLTLFHKMGVGRLDMYVLNPVKDSKEMQFLMQKWAGNSKAKTGIVLPNGKEAEISVPYLTSITALVVWLPANPTEKIVRVLFPGNAPQNKILEGLEKLRHLDFLRYPVATQKDLASGAVPTNLKPSKIKQRADSKESLKATTKTAVSKLAKREEVVEEGAKEARSELAKELAKTEKKAKESSEKPPEKPAKPERVKTESSEALKAEKRKLIKDKVGKKHLKEKISKLEEKKDKEKKEIKKERKELKKDEGRKEEKKDAKKEEKRKDTKPELKKISKPDLKPFTPEVRKTLYKAKVPGRVKIDRSRAIRGEKELSSEPQTPPAQKGTVPLPTISGHRELVLSSPEDLTQDFEEMKREERALLAEQRDTGLGDKPFPLDTAEEGPPSTAIQGTPPSVPGLGQEEHVMKEKELVPEVPEEQGSKDRGLDSGAETVEEKDTWEEKKQREAERLPGRTEAREESEPEVKEDVIEKAELEEMEEVRPSDEEEEDATKAEGFYQKHMQEPLKVTPRSREAFGGRELGLQGKAPEKETSLFLSSLTTPAGATEHVSYIQDETIPGYSETEQTISDEEIHDEPEERPAPPRFHTSTYDLPGPEGAGPFEASQPADSAVPATSGKVYGTPETELTYPTNIVAAPLAEEEHVSSATSITECDKLSSFATSVAEDQSVASLTAPQTEETGKSSLLLDTVTSIPSSRTEATQGLDYVPSAGTISPTSSLEEDKGFKSPPCEDFSVTGESEKRGEIIGKGLSGERAVEEEEEETANVEMSEKLCSQYGTPVFSAPGHALHPGEPALGEAEERCLSPDDSTVKMASPPPSGPPSATHTPFHQSPVEEKSEPQDFQEADSWGDTKRTPGVGKEDAAEETVKPGPEEGTLEKEEKVPPPRSPQAQEAPVSIDEGLTGCTIQLLPAQDKAIVFETMEAGEPTGPILGAEALPGGLRTLPQEPGKPQKDEVLRYPDRSLSPEDAESLSVLSVPSPDTANQEPTPKSPCGLTEQYLHKDRWPEVSPEDTQSLSLSEESPSKETSLDVSSKQLSPESLGTLQFGELNLGKEEMGHLMQAEDTSHHTAPMSVPEPHAATASPPTDGTTRYSAQTDITDDSLDRKSPASSFSHSTPSGNGKYLPGAITSPDEHILTPDSSFSKSPESLPGPALEDIAIKWEDKVPGLKDRTSEQKKEPEPKDEVLQQKDKTLEHKEVVEPKDTAIYQKDEALHVKNEAVKQQDKALEQKGRDLEQKDTALEQKDKAREPKDKDLEEKDKALEQKDKIPEEKDKALEQKDTALEQKDKALEPKDKDLEQKDRVLEQKEKIPEEKDKALDQKVRSVEHKAPEDTVAEMKDRDLEQTDKAPEQKHQAQEQKDKVSEKKDQALEQKYWALGQKDEALEQNIQALEENHQTQEQESLVQEDKTRKPKMLEEKSPEKVKAMEEKLEALLEKTKALGLEESLVQEGRAREQEEKYWRGQDVVQEWQETSPTREEPAGEQKELAPAWEDTSPEQDNRYWRGREDVALEQDTYWRELSCERKVWFPHELDGQGARPRYTEERESTFLDEGPDDEQEVPPREHATRSPWASDFKDFQESSPQKGLEVERWLAESPVGLPPEEEDKLTRSPFEIISPPASPPEMVGQRIPSAPGQESPIPDPKLMPHMKNEPTTPSWLADIPPWVPKDRPLPPAPLSPAPGPPTPAPESHTPAPFSWGTAEYDSVVAAVQEGAAELEGGPYSPLGKDYRKAEGEREEEGRAEAPDKSSHSSKVPEASKSHATTEPEQTEPEQREPTPYPDERSFQYADIYEQMMLTGLGPACPTREPPLGAAGDWPPCLSTKEAAAGRNTSAEKELSSPISPKSLQSDTPTFSYAALAGPTVPPRPEPGTSMEPSLTPPAVPPRAPILSKGPSPPLNGNILSCSPDRRSPSPKESGRSHWDDSTSDSELEKGAREQPEKEAQSPSPPHPIPMGSPTLWPETEAHVSPPLDSHLGPARPSLDFPASAFGFSSLQPAPPQLPSPAEPRSAPCGSLAFSGDRALALAPGPPTRTRHDEYLEVTKAPSLDSSLPQLPSPSSPGAPLLSNLPRPASPALSDGSSSEATTPVISSVAERFSPSLEAAEQESGELDPGMEPAAHSLWDLTPLSPAPPASLDLALAPAPSLPGVMGDGILPCHLECSEAATEKPSPFQVPSEDCAANGPTETSPNPPGPAPAKAENEEAAACPAWERGAWPEGAERSSRPDILLSPEQPVCPAGGSGGPPSSASPEVEAGPQGCATEPRPHRGELSPSFLNPPLPPSTDDRNLSTEEVRLVGRGGRRRAGGPGTTGGPCPVTDETPPTSASDSGSSQSDSDVPPETEECPSITAEAALDSDEDGDFLPVDKAGGVSGTHHPRPGHDPPPLPQPDPRPSPPRPDVCMADPEGLSSESGRVERLREKEKVQGRVGRRAPGKAKPASPARRLDLRGKRSPTPGKGPADRASRAPPRPRSTTSQVTPAEEKDGHSPMSKGLVNGLKAGPMALSSKGSSGAPVYVDLAYIPNHCSGKTADLDFFRRVRASYYVVSGNDPANGEPSRAVLDALLEGKAQWGENLQVTLIPTHDTEVTREWYQQTHEQQQQLNVLVLASSSTVVMQDESFPACKIEF